GTGATTTAATCATTACGGGTTTAATTCTCCGCAGCTTGCTGCGGGGAAGCTAATGATGAGTCGATATGGGCTTTTTAATGTAAGCGCTTAATAATGAATGACAAGTGGAAACGTCACCCCACAGGCTGCAATTTGCATCGGCGAATGCCGAGAGGCTATGAAATATGAGGAGGATGAATATGAAAAATACTTATGTTAAGAAGTGGATGATTTTTCTCATGATCGGGTGTATGATGCTCCCGTATTTCAGCCTCGCATCCGCAGCGGAGTCTATCAGGTCGGATGTGCATGGTCATTGGGCGGAAAGCCAATTGAATCAATGGTTGGATAAAGGGCTTATTAAAGGTTATGCGGATGGTACTGTGAAGCCGAACAACCCCGTTACACGAGCTGAATTGACCGCGCTCATTAACCGTGCTTTCGGATTTACAGAGAAGGCGGAGATCAGCTTTGGGGATATGACCCCTGGTAACTGGGCCTATATAGAAGCTGCGATAGCCGTTAAAGCGGGTTATATAAAGGGTGAACCAGGCGGTGCTTTCGGAGGTGGCAATAAAGCAAGCAGACAAGAGCTTGCTGTGATCGTCAGCAGATTGTTAAACCTGCAAGACGATGAAGCTACCGCGAATACCTATGTGGATGCTGCCTTGTTAGCTTCATGGAGTAAAGCGGCTATAGGAGCGGTATCTTCCAAGAAAATTATGCAAGGGTACGGGGACCGAACGTTCCGACCTCAAGCTCAGTTTACGCGTGCAGAATTGATCGTAACACTGGATAGAGCAATGAAGGTAATGGCGATGCAAGACCCAATAGAGAAAGCTAAAGCAACACCAGCGCCAGAAGCAACGCCTACACCGGCGCCGGGAGCAACCGCCACGTCAACACCAGAACCAACGGCAACACCAGAACCAACGGCAACACCAGAACCAACGGCAACACCAGAACCAACAGCAACACGAATTGTTCCTTTAACGACTTTGGGGCCCAAAATTGGTGGAAATCCCTCGGGAGATGTAATTAGATATACGGTGACCAATGACAGCATTAATATTAATAAATATGTATTTACGAGATTTTCCAATATAGGAAGCGGTTCTTACACAACACTTATTGGCGATAGCCTTGAGTATGATGTGAAATTAAATAATAGGCTGGATGGCGCTGGTGGGGTAGATATTGTTTTTACTGATAATACAACGCTTAGGGACAGTGGTGCAGTAGATGGGAACTATATTGGCGCAGCTCCTCATAAGGATATCTCGTCCCTTGCTACGAATACTTGGTATCATAGAAAGATACCTTTACCTGCAGGGAAAACAGTTTCATACTGGCTATTTGCTGGCGAGAATGACACAGATAATTTAACTTATAGTGCAGATTATGACAATATAGTGATTACCAATAATAATATAACTAAACTCACGGTATATAGTGAGGGGAATACAGATGTAAATCAGCTTTCTTTTACTGATGGTCCAACAGCGGATATTAAAACAGTAACTAATGCATATGGCGGCAACCCAAATGGGGATGTGTTGAATTTCACGGTAAACAACAGTAGCAGTGGGATGTATAAATATAGCTATTGGACATTTTCTAAAGAGGGCTCTGGAAGCTACGTATTTAAAGCAGGAGATTATGTTGAATATGATGTAAATATTGTCGGTGCAGTAGTCGGTGCTGGTGGCATTGAAATTATGAACACGGATGAAACTTACTTTAGGGATAGTGGATGGGTAGATCAAAACCTGGTAGGTGGTGAACCTTGGGCGAGTGTCGAACTAGCATATGGGAAGTGGTACCATAGAAAACTCAAGGTTCCAGATAGTTTAATAGGTAAGACTATTAACCACTGGAACGTAGTTGGTCAAAATTATACGGATAACCTCACTTATTCTGCGAACTACGATAATATAGCCGTTACAAATAATGGAGTAGAGCAATTAGTAGCCTATAAAGAAGGTTTACCGGACGTGAATCATCTTTATTTTTCAGATAATGTAAATTCAGCAAGCTTAACCGTACAACCTAGTACTGCTGTTCGTAATACGGGGCATGCAAATGTAGGTATAGCGAGTGGAACAGCGCTCAAGATGACTGTATTGAATGATAACATTACTACAGATAAAAGTGTTAGATGGCAGTTTTCGAATGAGGGAAGTGGGACTAGTACATTCGAGAATGGTGACTATATTGAATATGATGTCTTTATCGACGGTCAAGCAGTAGGCGCAGGTGGAATTGATATAAGAACAACGGATGATAGCTATCTTTCTGATAGCGTTTGGTATGACCAGTATGGACTAAAAGGAGCGCCAGAAACGAATTTAACCTCGTTTACAAAGGGTGGTTGGTACCATAGAAAGATGCAAGTTCCTTCTTCCATGGTGGGTAAGACGATCTCTACCTGGTATTTATACCAGCACAATAATGAGCCGGGTAAAACATACACTGTTTATTATGATAACGTATTAATTACTAATGAATCAGGAGTAAAGCTGGTTGCCTATACGGATGGTGATCCGAGCTTAAATGAACAAGACACACAAAGCGGGATAAGCGCTGTTTCGTTAATCGCTAGTCCTGTTGCGGATATAGGTAAACCCAACAATGCTATCGCCAAGTTTAATGTCGTGAATGATACGATATTAAATGAGGATAAGTCTATCTATCGTGAAATTTCAAACAACGGTTCAGGCAGTTATATTTATGCTGCTGGGGATTATGTAGAATATGATGTGAAAATTGAGGGTGCAGTAGATGGCGCTGGTGGTATTGAAATTACAAACACGGATGGGACAAGCTTCAAAGATAGTGGCTGGATTGACCAGAATGGTATTAGTGGTCACCCTGAAGCCGACTTGAGTAGCAAGGCTAGTAATGTTTGGTATCATAGAAAATTAAAAATACCAGATTCTATGATAGGAAAAGAAATGAGTAAAAGCTTCTTTGTCGGTGAAAATAAAACATCTGGACAAAACTACACTGCCTATTATGATAATTTCGCGATAACGAATAGTGGAGCTAAGAAGGTTGATATTTTTAGTGATGGGATCTTAAGCTTAAATGCTATAGGGACTCAAGTAGGGACAGCATCTGACCATTTGGAGGTCATACCCTATTTCAACATTACGACTGCTTCTCCGGAATTGATAACGACAGCTTATACGTATAACGACAAGGTAATTGCGTCTTTTAAAGCCTCTGATTTCGGTGCAACTGGAGATGGAGTTACCGATGATACTGCTGCCATCCAAAATGCAATAGACGCTGCCTACAGGGATGGCGGAGGAGTTGTCTATATTGGGGCCGGTAATTATGTTGTAAGAACGCATCTTAGAATACCAAACGGCATCACCTTAAGAGGTGAGTGGCAGAATCCAGACATTTATAGCTCGAATACAGGTACTGTATTGATGGCGTATGAAGGTAAGGGAAATGAAAATGCAACCCCATTTATCACCATGGATGGCAGCACTGGCCTTATGTATGTGAATATTTGGTACCCAGAACAAGATTATTCCAATGTTCAGTTATATCCATGGACCATTCAGCAGGCTCCAGGAGATAATATGACGATTGAAAATGTAACTCTGGTAAACTCATATAAGGGAATAAGAATGGGACCAGAGGTTAATGAATTGCATTATTTACACAATGTATACGGAACTCCATTAAATAGGGGGATCTATATCGATTATACAACCGATGTAGGTAGGCTTGAAGGCATACACTTTGAACCTAAATATTGGAAAAATTCTGGTTTTGCAGGAGCACCAGCATCACCTGAAGGTGAACAGATCTTAAGAGACTATACAACAACAAATGGAATAGGCATTTACCAGGGGCGATCAGACTGGCAATATGCGTATGACATAACTTTGAAAGGATATTATATAGGGGTTTACTTTAGGGCAACCGAGCATGGAGCGGGTCATGGTCAATACTTTAAGCTTAATATTGATGAAGGAAAGATAGGCGTTCAATTGGATCATGTACACTATTTCGGATTCACAATAGCCAATAGTACCATTAATGCAACCGTGGGGACCGATCCAGTAGCTATTTTATCCAATTTGGGTTATAAGAAGACGGTCGTACAGTTTACTAATGTGACTATCGGTGGCACTCCGAATACGGCTGTCAGGTCAACAGATGATGGAACATTATCCTTTCAGAATTGTATATTCACAGATTGGGGATATCAAGGCGGAGCCTACGCAGTTGATGCTCTCAAAGGTACAATTACGCTAGAAGGATGTAAATTTCAGGCGAGCAAAAGCAATATTCAATTAGGTTCAGATGTTGTTTCGGCAGCCATACTGGGAAATACATTTAATGGGACTCCGGTGATCAATAATTTAAGCTCCGGTGATGTCGTAATCGATCATTCTGATTACCATTTTACGCAATTGGATGTTACTGAACACACTTATCGTTCTAGCGATCCTGTACCTACATCAAATCATTTTTATGATGTAAAGGCAGCCTTTAATGCCAAAGGCGACGGCTTAACAGACGATACGAGTGCAATTCAAGCGGCATTAAATGATGCATCAAGTTCAGGTGGGACGGTTTATTTACCTGCGGGGGTATATGTTGTTTATGGCTCACTTTCCGTTCCGA
This portion of the Cohnella abietis genome encodes:
- a CDS encoding S-layer homology domain-containing protein; this translates as MKNTYVKKWMIFLMIGCMMLPYFSLASAAESIRSDVHGHWAESQLNQWLDKGLIKGYADGTVKPNNPVTRAELTALINRAFGFTEKAEISFGDMTPGNWAYIEAAIAVKAGYIKGEPGGAFGGGNKASRQELAVIVSRLLNLQDDEATANTYVDAALLASWSKAAIGAVSSKKIMQGYGDRTFRPQAQFTRAELIVTLDRAMKVMAMQDPIEKAKATPAPEATPTPAPGATATSTPEPTATPEPTATPEPTATPEPTATRIVPLTTLGPKIGGNPSGDVIRYTVTNDSININKYVFTRFSNIGSGSYTTLIGDSLEYDVKLNNRLDGAGGVDIVFTDNTTLRDSGAVDGNYIGAAPHKDISSLATNTWYHRKIPLPAGKTVSYWLFAGENDTDNLTYSADYDNIVITNNNITKLTVYSEGNTDVNQLSFTDGPTADIKTVTNAYGGNPNGDVLNFTVNNSSSGMYKYSYWTFSKEGSGSYVFKAGDYVEYDVNIVGAVVGAGGIEIMNTDETYFRDSGWVDQNLVGGEPWASVELAYGKWYHRKLKVPDSLIGKTINHWNVVGQNYTDNLTYSANYDNIAVTNNGVEQLVAYKEGLPDVNHLYFSDNVNSASLTVQPSTAVRNTGHANVGIASGTALKMTVLNDNITTDKSVRWQFSNEGSGTSTFENGDYIEYDVFIDGQAVGAGGIDIRTTDDSYLSDSVWYDQYGLKGAPETNLTSFTKGGWYHRKMQVPSSMVGKTISTWYLYQHNNEPGKTYTVYYDNVLITNESGVKLVAYTDGDPSLNEQDTQSGISAVSLIASPVADIGKPNNAIAKFNVVNDTILNEDKSIYREISNNGSGSYIYAAGDYVEYDVKIEGAVDGAGGIEITNTDGTSFKDSGWIDQNGISGHPEADLSSKASNVWYHRKLKIPDSMIGKEMSKSFFVGENKTSGQNYTAYYDNFAITNSGAKKVDIFSDGILSLNAIGTQVGTASDHLEVIPYFNITTASPELITTAYTYNDKVIASFKASDFGATGDGVTDDTAAIQNAIDAAYRDGGGVVYIGAGNYVVRTHLRIPNGITLRGEWQNPDIYSSNTGTVLMAYEGKGNENATPFITMDGSTGLMYVNIWYPEQDYSNVQLYPWTIQQAPGDNMTIENVTLVNSYKGIRMGPEVNELHYLHNVYGTPLNRGIYIDYTTDVGRLEGIHFEPKYWKNSGFAGAPASPEGEQILRDYTTTNGIGIYQGRSDWQYAYDITLKGYYIGVYFRATEHGAGHGQYFKLNIDEGKIGVQLDHVHYFGFTIANSTINATVGTDPVAILSNLGYKKTVVQFTNVTIGGTPNTAVRSTDDGTLSFQNCIFTDWGYQGGAYAVDALKGTITLEGCKFQASKSNIQLGSDVVSAAILGNTFNGTPVINNLSSGDVVIDHSDYHFTQLDVTEHTYRSSDPVPTSNHFYDVKAAFNAKGDGLTDDTSAIQAALNDASSSGGTVYLPAGVYVVYGSLSVPSGVELRGVSDAPHHATGLGSVIFAYGGKNNSSGTPLISLESNSGVRGVMIYYPEQDILNVTPYPWTIRGNGPGAWVIDTVLTNSYQGIDFATNQSDGHFIDYVTGAPLKTGIAVGNSATEGWVQNVNFNPHNWGRVQIAGAAAERLIAQHNTENLDAFVVGSVGNEHLFNNFVFATKNGMHFIEKDGISPSATVIGFGSDDSKIGINIEAVGTNGLNFINTQVAAFDSTLMKNIYINSNSNNKINLFGTMLWGYGQLYSIDIASGNVSILQANLHNVHETPSAINIHVTGGTVDINNSYFQQSTPQIYIGAGVTNVDVIGNILNAPSNVVSDSSSAVISNNITR